The following are encoded in a window of Desulfovibrio porci genomic DNA:
- the tig gene encoding trigger factor, which translates to MEYSAEDLSPVKKKIVITTEPQEVEAAIMGAVALYKTSVQVDGFRKGKVPASVIEQRFRDKIYEEARQDLINVHINDVMQNLGVQPLSGINVDGAGVLERGKAYTYSIEFEVLPAFDLPPYEGVEVDQEKVVVDEKEVADVIERIRRDRAQLVPVDGAAPAVDGQVACLDFAAYENGEPVEGVKAENFDLALGEHQALEDFEALVKTIPYGQEGEGEIRFPDDFIAKDLAGKTVTMKIKVHAVKERKLPELNDDLAKSLGLESVDKLKETIARSYTQSRENLNKSAAQKTILDRLLKMVDFPLPESLLDIQMRTLLTDLKARLERQGKGLEALGKSPEELRKEMLPQAEELARIQVLLLSIAKKEGLEVSDQEVATHIYQESLRSGEDFKTLRESYERSGLIFVLRDRLLADKAMDRVYAKAKVTEVEPGTPQADGDAPAPAEAPAASEEESK; encoded by the coding sequence GTGGAATACAGCGCTGAAGATCTTTCGCCGGTCAAGAAAAAGATCGTGATCACCACGGAACCGCAGGAAGTCGAGGCGGCCATCATGGGCGCCGTGGCCCTGTATAAAACTTCCGTGCAGGTGGACGGTTTCCGCAAAGGCAAGGTGCCCGCCTCGGTCATCGAACAGCGCTTCCGCGACAAGATTTACGAAGAGGCCCGCCAGGATCTGATCAACGTGCACATCAACGATGTGATGCAGAATCTTGGCGTGCAGCCCCTGTCCGGCATCAATGTGGACGGCGCCGGCGTGCTGGAGCGGGGCAAGGCGTATACCTACAGCATTGAATTCGAAGTCCTGCCCGCTTTCGATCTGCCGCCTTACGAAGGTGTGGAAGTGGATCAGGAAAAAGTGGTGGTCGACGAGAAGGAAGTGGCGGACGTCATTGAGCGCATCCGCCGCGACCGCGCCCAGCTCGTGCCGGTGGACGGCGCGGCTCCCGCCGTGGACGGCCAGGTGGCCTGCCTCGACTTCGCCGCTTACGAAAACGGCGAGCCGGTGGAAGGCGTCAAGGCCGAGAATTTCGATCTGGCCCTGGGCGAGCATCAGGCCCTTGAGGATTTCGAGGCTCTGGTCAAAACCATCCCCTACGGCCAGGAAGGCGAGGGCGAAATCCGCTTTCCTGACGACTTCATCGCCAAGGATCTGGCAGGCAAAACCGTGACCATGAAGATCAAGGTGCATGCGGTCAAGGAGCGCAAGCTGCCCGAGCTCAACGACGATCTGGCCAAGAGCCTGGGTCTGGAGAGCGTGGACAAGCTCAAGGAGACCATCGCCCGCAGCTATACCCAGAGCCGTGAAAACCTGAACAAAAGTGCGGCCCAGAAGACCATTCTGGACCGTCTGCTGAAGATGGTGGACTTTCCCCTGCCTGAAAGCCTGCTGGACATCCAGATGCGCACCCTGCTGACCGATCTCAAGGCCCGCCTGGAACGTCAGGGCAAGGGCCTGGAAGCTCTGGGCAAGAGCCCCGAGGAACTGCGCAAGGAAATGCTGCCGCAGGCCGAAGAGCTGGCGCGCATCCAGGTGCTGCTGCTCTCCATCGCCAAGAAGGAAGGGCTGGAGGTCAGCGATCAGGAAGTCGCCACCCATATTTATCAGGAAAGCCTGCGCAGCGGCGAGGATTTCAAGACCCTGCGCGAGAGCTATGAGCGCTCCGGTCTGATTTTTGTGCTGCGTGACCGCCTGTTGGCCGACAAGGCCATGGACAGGGTTTACGCCAAGGCCAAGGTGACGGAAGTGGAGCCCGGGACGCCTCAGGCCGACGGCGATGCCCCGGCCCCGGCGGAGGCCCCCGCCGCGTCCGAAGAAGAATCAAAGTAA
- a CDS encoding ATP-dependent Clp protease proteolytic subunit, which produces MSLVPMVIETTGRSERAYDIYSRLLKDRIVLLGSEVNDAVASLICAQLLFLESQDPEKEISLYINSPGGSVTAGLAIYDTMRYITSPVTTVCMGRAASMGAFLLAAGEPGMRFALPNSQIMIHQPSGGFQGQATDIEIHAREVLRLKERLNRMLAENTKRPYEDVVKATERDNFLTPEEARELGIIDRVLASRREMAQEKSE; this is translated from the coding sequence ATGTCTTTAGTTCCCATGGTCATTGAAACCACAGGCCGCTCCGAGCGGGCCTATGATATTTATTCCCGGCTGCTCAAGGACCGCATCGTGCTCCTGGGTTCCGAGGTCAACGACGCCGTTGCCTCCCTGATCTGCGCCCAGCTCCTTTTTCTGGAGTCGCAAGATCCGGAAAAGGAAATCAGCCTGTACATCAATTCCCCGGGCGGCTCGGTCACGGCCGGTCTGGCCATCTATGACACTATGCGTTACATCACTTCGCCGGTCACCACGGTCTGCATGGGCCGGGCGGCCAGCATGGGAGCCTTTCTCCTGGCCGCCGGAGAGCCGGGCATGCGTTTTGCATTGCCCAACAGTCAGATCATGATCCACCAGCCGTCGGGCGGTTTTCAGGGCCAGGCCACGGATATTGAAATCCATGCCCGCGAAGTGCTCCGCCTCAAGGAGCGGCTCAACCGCATGCTGGCGGAAAACACCAAGCGTCCGTATGAGGATGTGGTCAAGGCCACGGAGCGAGACAACTTTTTGACCCCTGAGGAAGCCAGAGAGCTCGGCATCATCGACCGCGTGCTGGCGTCACGCCGAGAGATGGCGCAGGAAAAGAGCGAATAA
- the clpX gene encoding ATP-dependent Clp protease ATP-binding subunit ClpX, whose protein sequence is MGNTTKTTVNEPLRCSFCGRSELEVRNLIVQDGASICDNCVKACNDIIVRDRLESPDNGERLLSPQEIKDRLDEYVIGQHEAKKILSVAVHNHYKRVFYADALGQDVELEKSNILLVGPSGSGKTLLAKTLAKVLRVPFAIADATTLTEAGYVGEDVENILVQLLQNADYDLDSAGKGIIYIDEIDKISRKGDGPSITRDVSGEGVQQALLKIIEGTEANIPPKGGRKHPQQEFIRMNTGNILFIVGGAFVGLDKIVESRMSGGSMGFGAKVRASKDMPLAELLEKIHPQDLVQFGLIPEFVGRIPIITHVDELDEPDLVRILTEPKNALVRQYQKLFELDNVTLRFTPNALKAIAARAIERKTGARGLRNVMEKIMLDIMFKLPSMPNVKECLINRAVIEKGKEPVLLYGDGGEAVNEEQRLSEDKAS, encoded by the coding sequence ATGGGCAATACCACAAAGACCACGGTCAACGAACCGTTGCGCTGCTCCTTCTGCGGACGCAGCGAGCTGGAGGTGCGCAACCTCATCGTACAGGACGGCGCGAGCATCTGCGACAACTGCGTCAAGGCCTGCAACGACATCATCGTCCGCGACCGGCTGGAAAGCCCGGACAACGGCGAACGTCTGCTTTCCCCGCAGGAGATCAAGGACCGGCTGGACGAATACGTCATCGGTCAGCACGAGGCCAAGAAAATTCTTTCCGTGGCCGTGCACAACCACTACAAGCGCGTGTTCTACGCCGACGCCCTGGGCCAGGACGTGGAACTGGAAAAAAGCAACATCCTGCTGGTGGGCCCCTCGGGCAGCGGCAAGACCCTGCTGGCCAAGACCCTGGCCAAGGTGCTGCGCGTGCCCTTCGCCATTGCCGACGCCACCACTCTCACCGAAGCCGGGTATGTGGGCGAGGATGTGGAAAACATTCTGGTCCAGTTGCTCCAGAACGCGGATTATGATCTGGACTCCGCCGGCAAGGGCATCATTTATATTGACGAAATCGACAAGATTTCGCGCAAGGGCGACGGCCCGTCCATCACCCGGGACGTGTCCGGCGAAGGCGTGCAGCAGGCCCTGCTGAAGATCATCGAAGGCACCGAGGCCAACATTCCGCCCAAGGGCGGGCGCAAGCACCCGCAGCAGGAATTCATCCGCATGAATACGGGCAACATCCTGTTCATCGTGGGCGGCGCTTTCGTGGGCCTGGACAAGATTGTGGAATCGCGCATGAGCGGCGGCTCCATGGGCTTCGGGGCCAAGGTGCGGGCCAGCAAGGATATGCCCCTGGCCGAGCTGCTGGAAAAAATCCATCCGCAGGATCTGGTCCAGTTCGGCCTGATTCCGGAATTCGTGGGCCGCATTCCCATCATCACCCATGTGGACGAACTGGACGAGCCGGATCTGGTGCGCATTCTCACCGAGCCCAAGAACGCCCTGGTGCGCCAGTATCAGAAGCTCTTCGAACTGGACAACGTGACCCTGCGCTTCACGCCCAACGCCCTCAAGGCCATCGCGGCCAGGGCCATTGAGCGCAAGACCGGCGCGCGCGGCCTGCGCAACGTCATGGAAAAGATCATGCTGGACATCATGTTCAAGCTGCCCTCCATGCCCAATGTCAAGGAATGCCTGATCAACCGGGCGGTGATCGAAAAGGGCAAGGAGCCGGTGCTGCTCTACGGCGACGGCGGCGAGGCCGTGAACGAGGAGCAGCGCTTGTCCGAGGACAAAGCTTCTTAG